Proteins encoded in a region of the Homo sapiens chromosome 20, GRCh38.p14 Primary Assembly genome:
- the DEFB132 gene encoding beta-defensin 132 precursor, translated as MKFLLLVLAALGFLTQVIPASAGGSKCVSNTPGYCRTCCHWGETALFMCNASRKCCISYSFLPKPDLPQLIGNHWQSRRRNTQRKDKKQQTTVTS; from the exons ATGAAGTTCCTGCTCCTGGTCTTGGCAGCCCTCGGATTCCTGACCCAGGTGATCCCAG CCAGTGCAGGTGGGTCAAAATGTGTGAGTAACACCCCAGGATACTGCAGGACATGTTGCCACTGGGGGGAGACAGCATTGTTCATGTGCAACGCTTCCAGAAAATGCTGCATCAGCTACTCCTTCCTGCCGAAGCCTGACCTACCACAGCTCATCGGTAACCACTGGCAATCAAGGAGAAGAAACACACAAAGGAAAGACAAGAAGCAACAAACGACCGTAACATCATAA
- the DEFB129 gene encoding beta-defensin 129 precursor: MKLLFPIFASLMLQYQVNTEFIGLRRCLMGLGRCRDHCNVDEKEIQKCKMKKCCVGPKVVKLIKNYLQYGTPNVLNEDVQEMLKPAKNSSAVIQRKHILSVLPQIKSTSFFANTNFVIIPNATPMNSATISTMTPGQITYTATSTKSNTKESRDSATASPPPAPPPPNILPTPSLELEEAEEQ; encoded by the exons ATGAAGCTCCTTTTTCCTATCTTTGCCAGCCTCATGCTACAGTACCAGGTGAACACAG AATTTATTGGCTTGAGACGCTGTTTAATGGGTTTGGGGAGATGCAGGGATCACTGCAATGTGGATGAAAAAGAGATACAGAAATGCAAGATGAAAAAATGTTGTGTTGGACCAAAAGTGGTTAAATTGATTAAAAACTACCTGCAATATGGAACACCAAATGTACTTAATGAAGACGTCCAAGAAATGCTAAAACCTGCCAAGAATTCTAGTGCTGTGatacaaagaaaacatattttatctgTTCTCCCCCAAATCAAAAGCACTAGCTTTTTTGCTAATACCAACTTTGTCATCATTCCAAATGCCACCCCTATGAACTCTGCCACCATCAGCACTATGACCCCAGGACAGATCACATACACTGCTACTTCTACCAAGAGTAACACCAAAGAAAGCAGAGATTCTGCCACTGCCTcgccaccaccagcaccacctcCACCAAACATACTGCCAACACCATCACTGGAGCTAGAGGAAGCAGAAGAGCAGTAA